Below is a window of Saccharomonospora viridis DSM 43017 DNA.
CACCCAGGTGCGCAACCACGACCCGCTGCGCGACCGCCAGGTCGACGAGTTGCTGCGAAACGTGATGTCCGAACTGCACGAGTGGGTCCCCGCCTCCCGCCGGGGCGAGCCCGTCGAGCCGCTGCGCCGTCTCCCGGTGGCCGACATCGGGCACCTGCGCCAGCGGACGAGCGAGTTGCGACCGCCTCAACCGCCCGCGCCGTTGCGGGAATGGGAGGAGACCGAGGACGTGACCACCGCCGACACCAGGGCCTGGGGCGGCCCCCGATACGCCGAGCTGGAGGAGCACCTGGTGACGTTCGCGGGCGGGGAGGGGAGCGTGGACGTCGTGGCGGCGTTTCGCGCGGCGGACGAGGACCTCCGGCGGCCGGTCGATCTGCTCGGCCTGCTGGAGATCGCCCACGACGCCGGGATGACCGAGACGGACGAGGTCACCACGGTCGACACGGTCCGGCCCGACGGGACCCGGCGACGGTTCGCCCTCGGCGGTGTGGTCGCGGCGAACCCGGCTGACAGGAACGGTGAGCGATGAGCGAACTCGAGCACGACGACTGGTCGACCGGTGCTGCCGCCGGGTTCATCGACCCGGTCCCGATGGAGGACGATCCGACCGAGCTGTTCCCGGGGGACACGGGCACGCTGGAGGCGGACGTGCGGCGGGTGTTGGTCCAACTGCTGCGCCGCAAGTTCCTGTTGGCCGAGAAGAACCCGGCGCAGTGGCGGACGTTGCTGGAGAACCAGCAGATCATCGAGTCGCGGATGCACGATTTGTTCATCCGGCTCGTGGTCGACCACGAGCGGGGCGTCGCCTACAAACAGCAGGTGCGGTCGAGCGAACTGGACGTGCCGATCCTGCTGCGGGACGAGTCCTACAACCGGGCCGAGACGTTGGTGCTCGTGCACCTGCGCACCGTGTTCCAGCGGGAGCGCGGCTCGGGGGAGACGTCCGCGCGCGTGGACATCGAGGAACTGGAACAGACCGTGCTGACCTACTTCGATCCCGAGGACCACAACCTGGCCCGCACGCAACAGGAAGTCCGTGGTGCGGTGCAGCGGTTGGCCACCGAGGGACTGCTCGTCGAGGAGTCGGCGGGCCGGTATCGGATCACACCGCTGGTGGAGGTCGTGCTGAGCACGGAGAAGCTCGCCGAACTGCAGCAGTGGTTGCGCGAACGGAACGAGGCCACGGCGTGAGCATGATCGACACGCTGTTCGGGTTGATCCCGGCGGCATCACGGGGCCAGCAGTGGGTGGCCCGCGACCTGCAACTGGTGAACTGGGGCGGCTACGACGGCTACCACCGGGTGCGGTTCGCGCCCGGAGCGACCCTGCTCAGCGGTGGTTCCGGGTCGGGCAAGTCGACGCTGATGGACTCCTACATCGCGTTGCTCATGCCGCACACGACGCCGTTCAACGGGGCGTCCAACGGCGGTGTGGTCGGCAGGCCGCGCGGCAAGGACCAGCGCAACATCCTGTCGTATGCGCGCGGCAAGCTCGACGAGTCCAGGGCCGACGGTGAGACGAAGGTGCGGGTGCTGCGCGGCGACGGCTGCGACACCTGGTCGGCCATCGCGATGACCTGGGTCGATCACACCGGCGCGGAGTTCACCGCGCTCCGCGCCTGGTACGTGCCGGCGGCGGCTCGCACCCTCGAGGACGTCGTGGCGGTGCGCGCCACCTGCGACCGGCACTACTGTCTGCGGGACCTGGAGGGCCCGGCGGGCAAGCGGTTCGCCCGCGCCGAGGTCGAGGCCACCGGCGTGACCTGCTTCGACACCGACCGGGACTTCACCGCCCGCCTGCACTCCACGCTCGGCATCGGCGCCGCGGGCGATGGACACAAGGCGGTCGCCCTGCTCGGTCGCATCCAGGCCGGCCAGCAGATCACCACCGTCGACGCCCTGTACAAGACGATGGTGCTGGAGGAACCCTCCACTGTGGCCACGGCGGACGCGGTGGTGCAACAGTTCGACGAGTTGTCCGGCACCAGACAGCGGATGATCGTCGCGCGGCAGCAGGTGAAGGCGTTGACGCCGATCCGCGAGCATCGACGCGCCATCGACGACGCGGTGGAGCGACTGCGGCTGATCGACGCGGTCGGCTCGTTCACCGAGGAGTCGTCGCCCGCGGCGTTGTGGTGTCACGAACGTCGACTCGACCTCCTGCGCGCCGCCGAACAGGACCTCGCCCAGCGACACCGTCGGGCGAAGGCCGAACTGGCGGAGACCGAGGCTCTGGTCAAAGCCACCGAAGCACAGTACGAGGGGGCGGCCGAGGCGCTTCGCTCCTCCGGGGGTGACCGCCTGGAGACCGCGCTTCGGGAGTTGCGCAACGTCGACCAGCGGCTGGTCGACGTCGAACGAGCACGGAACCGGTTGGACCGGGCCCTCGAGGACATCGGCGCCACGGTGTCGACCGCCGACGATTTCGCCGCCCTGGTGGAGACGGCGCACCGCACCCTGGCCGACGCGGAGGCCCGGCGCACCGCTCAGAACCACTTCGCCGAGGCCATGGCGGAGAAGAAACAGGCCGAGACCGAGTTGGCCGAGCTGCGCGCCGAACACAAGGCGGTCAAGTCACGCAGGGGCAACATCCCCACCGAGTTGCACGCGGCGCGCGCCGCCTTGGCCGAGGCCGCCGGGCTCACGCCCGACGAGCTGCCGTTCGTCGGTGAACTGATCGAGGTGAGCACCGAGTTCGAGCCGTGGCGGGAGGCGTTCAACCTGGCGCTCGGCGGGTTCGCCACGTTGATGCTCATCGACGTCGGACGTCTGAACGCGTTCCGGGAGGCCGTCAACAAGGTCAAGACGACCCGACGCGTGCACTTCCAGGGCGTGCGCACGGGGGTGCGCGACGAGGTCACGCTCAACCCGAAGACGCTCCCCGGCAGACTGGACTATCGGCCGTCGCCGTTCACCGCGTGGCTCAAAAGCGAACTCGCCCGCCGGTTCGACTACGTCTGTGTCGACACGCCCCGCCAGCTTTCGCAGTACACCAAGGCGCTGACGATCTCCGGGCAGACGTCGGAGCGCGGCGGCCGGGGCGCGCACGGCGGCCACGGCCGCGCCAACGTGCTCGGCTTCACCAACGACAGGCTGCTCGCCGACCTCGACCACCGGATCGACCTGGCGCGCCGACGCCTGGAGGAGGCCGCCGCGTGGGTGTCGCGGGCGGAGGAGGAGCTCAACTCGTTCGAGGCCCGACGGGCGGCCTACCGGACCGTGACGGAGTTGTCGTGGGACCAGGTGGACGTCGCCTCGCTCCAGGCGGAACGAGAGCATTGGAACCTCCTCGTCGAGGAGGTCCGCGCGGGCAACCCGAAGATCGACCAGTTGCAGGAACAGGTCGAGGAGCTGAGGCGGCGGGCCAAGGAACTCACCGAGCGGGTCGGTGAGCAGAAGAAGACCGAGAAGGAACTCGCCGAGGCGTGGGCGTCGATCGTCGACGAGGTCGACCGCGCCCAAACCGCGCTCGATGTGGCCGTGCGGACGGGCACGGTCGTGCTTCCGGAACACCGGGAGTATCTGGAGGAGCTGTTCTCGGGTGCCTCGGACGACGGCCCGATGACGGAGCTGGCGGAGTTCGACGCGGCGGTGAAACGCGCCACCGACCGACTCGTCACCGACCGACGCGCGGCGACCGAGACGATCGCTCGGTCGAGGAAGGCGTTGGAGGACACGTTCTCGACGTTCCTCGAACGCTGGCCGAACCCGAACCTCGGCACCGATCCGGACGCCTCGTATCGCGACTTCGACCGCATTCTCACCGACCTGGAGACCAGCGGCCTGCACGAGTTGGAGGCCGAATGGCGCGACAGCCTGCTGAAGTTGTCCGGCAACGACCTCACCGCCTTGGACAGTGAGCTGGCCGCCGCGGTCCGCGAGATCCGCGACCGCATCGACCCGGTCAACCGCATCCTCGCCGAGCTGCCGTTCGCCGATGACAACCACCGGTTGCGCATCGATCCGCAGGAGAGCCACTCCGCGGTCCGCGCCCGGTTCCGCAAGGAGTTGCGTGACGTCCGCGCCCTCATCGACAGCGCGACCACGGACGCCGAGCGGGAACGCGCGTATCACCGCATGGCCAAGGTGATCGACCGGATCCGCCGCACGGCCCCCGATTTCGCCGACCTGATCGACGTCCGCAACCATGTGCGGATCAGCGCCGAGAAGTGCGACCTCGACGGCAACCACGTGGCCGTGTACGACCACATCGGGGAGAAGTCCGGCGGCGAGTCGCAGGAACTGATCGCGTTCATCGTCGGCGCCGCGTTGCGCTACCAGCTGGGTGATGCGGGCGCCACCCGCCCCCGCTACGCCCCGGTCTTCCTCGACGAGGCGCTGATCAAGGCCGACGCGCGCTTCACCGGCCGCGCCATCGGCGCGTGGCGCGGGCTCGGCTTCCAGCTGATCATCAGTGCCCCGAACGACAAACACAGCGCGATCGAGCCCCACGTGGACGCGGAGTACCTGATCCTCAAAAACTCCGAGGGCCGGTCGTGGGCGAAGCCCTTGGTGGGGGTTCCGGACGCATGAACACGCTCGTCACCCCGGAGGATGCGTGCGCGGAGCTCCGCCGCAGAATCGATCGGAAGTGGGCGGAAGCCGTGTGCACGGGCGTGAATGGCGGCGAGACAGTCATCTTCTCCGTGCCGCTACGTCCCGGCGTGACAACGGGAAAAGCCGTGGAGAGGCTGGGATACGGCGTCTGGCACGAGTGGCGCATGCGCTGGCGTGACGTCGCCGACCGACTCCCCCACGGCGTGTGCCTGGTTCATCGCACGCTCAGCATTCGAGGAGTCGCCGGTGACTTCCCCGCCAGGCTCGTCGCGGATCTCGACGGCGGCGTCGCGTTCCTCGCCGAGTTCGGTGCCGAACCGCCCACTGTGGATGTCGAACGGGCTCGCCAGCTCGCCTCGGCGCTGCGGTCCGTCGATGCGGTGCTCACCCCGGCCACGCTCCGCGCGGTCCACCGGCTTCAGGCGCACGACGTGGGAGTGCTGCTTCGCGCGGTGGACTGGCTGCGTCAGCACCCTGACCTCAGCGCGTGGACCCTGCGGCAGCTCCCGATCCGGGGAATGCACACCAAGTGGCTCGACTCCCACGGCGCGCTGTTACGCGAGGTCTCCGGAAGAGACGTCCGCGCGGAGGTACGGCCTCGACCGGCGGTCGTGCACCTGACCTACGTCGATCCCGGTTACTTGGCGTCCGGCCGTCGCAGACACGACGCCTGGACCACCGGAGACGTGCACGAGATCGCCTATCGACCCCGTGTCGTGCTCGTCGTGGAGAACCGCGACTGCCGCCTCCGGTTCCCGCAGGTACGCGACACGATCGTGGTCGAGGGTGGTGGCAAGGCCGCGGCCGCCCTCCTCGCGGAGGTGCCCTGGCTCCGGGCCGCCGAACACGTCGTCTACTGGGGCGACATCGACACGGACGGGTACGCGATCCTCGACCGATTCCGTGCCGCGCTGGCCGAGCCCACACCGGACGGGGCTCCTCCGAAATCGGTCAGTTCGATCCTCATGGACGACACCGACCTCCACCGCTATGCCGAACACGGCGTCAACCACGACAAACACGGTCGTCCCCTGACATCGTCGGCGGAGGTCCCGCCGCACCTGACCGAGGCCGAACGCCTCGCCTACGACACCATCGCGACCGCGGGTCCCACCCCGTTCCGGCGAATCGAGCAGGAAGTCATTCCCTTCGAGCACGCCGTGGCCCGTCTGCTGCACGTCACGAACAGCCGGGACTGAGTGAACGCCGAGGATTTCCGACTGGGAAGTCATCGGCACGGCCCCCTTTTAATTCTCAAGCGGAACTGCGCCAGCTTCGAAAAGCTTGTCAATAGGTTCGGTTGATCCATGCGTGTGAAAGATTCCGGACCACATCACTCATTGCGCGGATGTGCACGTGTGATCAAGGCCGTAACGTTGCATCGCGGTAGAGATCATGTGAGGCCGAGGCATGGTTGTCGTGTATCTGGGGGAACAGTGCTGAAACCGGCAGAGGAAGTGCTGCAGGATCTCATCCGTGAGTCGAATTTCTCCGTACACTCCGATTCCGAACTGGTAGGCGACGTAGCCAAGGCTGCGGAGAAGGAAGACGAGGAGCGCGCGAAGAAGCAAGCGGAGAAATCCGATAAGGACAAGGACAACACTCTACGCCGGAAACCGGGATTGCGGCCCTTACCCGAACTTCAGTCCATTGCGATCACCCCCTGGGAAGTGCTACATGTGCTCGGCCGGGCTATCGGGCTTGCAAGGCGAGGAGCGGCACGCGGACTCGCCGAACATTGGGGGGCATTGAAGTACAGTCAGGCACTGACCGGTGACAGTGGTACCTTCATGCATTTGTCCGAGGAGGGCAAGGCGACAGCGGAGTACTACAAGGCTATCCAGTCTCGTGAGCTCGGTACCGGATTTGCCCTGGCAACAGCCCGGCGATTCCTGAAAGACCGCTATCCCGATCGCTTCGTCTCGATCGTGCCTGCGGACACGGTCCTGCAGGCGGGATGGAGCAAGTTAGGCACGTACAAACCGCAGTACTTCGCCGAGCTGTGGAAACCAGGGAAGCATTCCTTGGTGTTCCCGATCTCCTGCAAAGGAAACCACGGCGACATCAAACAATCTCAAAGTCAACTCGCTTCCGCGTCAGCGCACGTGGAGATGGTCCATATTGGACCTTGGAACGAGACTCCGGTTCTTATCTTCAGCACTGAAATTCCGCCGGAAGGTTATGTCACCGTTCATGCGTTGTGTGCACAAGGAGGTGGTGGGTGGCTGAAAAGGGAGCACGTCAAGCCGGGTGACTTGGACAAGGAACTCAGTGACGAGAACTACTTTCCCCGGCTACAAGTTCCCTCCGAAGTAGAGGAATCCCTGCCTCATTCCTTCGGTTTCCACGTCACGCCGGAACGATACGGATGGTTTGGGCGTGTACTCGCACGCACGGCTGCAGCTGGAGTGACGGCCTTCGCGGGTAACAGCGAAGCAACCGCCCAATACCTGACCAAACGCCAAGGGAAGCAGCATTTCGAGGGATTCGCCCACGCAGGCTCCGGCAGCGTGCAGGATGTGGAACACACCCTCTGTGGCATCGAATTCGCCGGAACCGACCATGTCTTCCGATTGAACGGCGTCAGGGTTGAGGCGTTCTCCGGCGTGGCGAAAGACCTGTTCAACCTACTGGTCAAAGGTCGGCTGGAACAGTACCGTCGCGAAATCTACGACCGCCGCTCCTCGTGGCCCAGTCCTTCCGCGAACGAGTCTTGGGGTGGCCCGGTGTCGATCCATCCGGATGGAACCGTGCTCGCCATGCGTCTACTCCCTGACCCGAGCTGCCCTCGGTGCCAACCGGAGGGCTGATAGCCAAGCTCGGTTCGGAACCACGATGTCTCCTCAAGACGGCCGGTCCATGAATCGGAAAGTTGCGGACCCGTGGCTTTCGTCTCATCGGCTCAACCGGCGGGGTCCCGTATTCGCCGGTTGAGCCACCGCCGCAGCTCATCGGTGGCCACTGAGTCCAGTTCTCACGCATTCAAAGCTGCGCAATAGCGGCAGACTTCATCCTGTAACCGATGCCGTGCTCGCTTCACAGAATCGGCGAGTCGTTGATCTCCCATCGCACGCATCCGGTCGACTCGTCAACACCCACACCGTTGGATGTTGCTCCTGACAGTCATCTCCGCTTCTCTCTGTCTCCTGCTCATCCATTCGGGGGCGTTGTCCCCGTTTCCTCACGGCGTCGGGTCAATTGATCAAGAATCCTCGCCAGATCGATGGGAGGAGGATGATGTCCGAACAGAGGTGGGTGACTTTATCTGATGGAAGGAAAATTTTAGTCAATGGAAAGGGGCGAAGAACGGTAGCTGCCGTGGCGGTCGGCACCACCGTGGCGCTCAGCGCTTCGGGCGGGTTCGGTGGTTTGTCCACGGTGGGTGGGTCGGCGAGCAGCTCCGCCGGCTTGTCCGCGGCCGAGTCCGTCGTGGTCCGCAACATCCAGTCCCAGCTCCCCAAAGCGAAGCGGACCGCTCGCCAGGGCCACTCCCAGCGCGCCTGGAAACAACTGCGGATGCGCAAAGGTCGAGAACGTCACGAAGAAGCCGTCGAGTGTGTGACCTTCAGCTTCGGGCAAGTACAGGAGTTCTTCCTCACCACGCCCTGTCGCAAGCTGGAACGCTGGCAATACCCGGTCACCGACGAGGCGGGTAACGAGATGCTGGTGGCCGTGTCCAAGGTGACCATGCGACGCACGTCGCAAGCTCGAAAGTTCAAGGACCTCATCGACGAGCACGGCACCGGCGACATCCGCCCGATCGCGCCCCTCGTACCGTTCACCGGATACCACTACGACTCGAAAACCAAGGGGCCATCGGTGATCTTCGCTGAGACCGAGCCTCTCCGTGGCGATCCCTCCCCAGCGGTCCTCGACGCCACCGCCACGGCAGCCGTCGCTCTTACCTGGTGACAGTGCGCAGCTTCTCAGCCCCTTGCCATGCCGTCGTTGGCGAAGGTCGCCTGACTGTTGACCCCGCAGGTGGGGCCCGCGAGGAAAGTGACGGTCTCGAAGCTGGCTGCTCGACCAGCTTCTCGCCTTTATCCGCCGGGAACAACGGCGTGACGGCCAGTCCGGAAGCGACCGTGTTCCGGCAATGTCCCGGTTCCGGGGTCCACGGGCGAGAATCAGTCCGACAACCTCGACGGCTGTCTTCGACACCGCCATAAGCGCCGCGGACGAACAGCGGAGTGTGGGTGACGGCAGCGGAGCATTGTTGATCTGCCCGCCGGATGCCGACCTTCCTTTAATGAGCGAGTTCGTCGAGGTAGAAGCGAACCATGCGGTGATTGAAGCTCAGCGGCGTCGCAGGCACCGGCTGACAGGTGAGCGCGACGGCGATACGAGGACGTCGCAAGCAGTGACGTCCATGCGCACGCAGCTTCGCGAGGACGAAACCGGTGCAGGACCATCCGCGTGCGCAGGACCGACTCGACATGTCGGCCCCCGGCGTGAAGGAGAGGGGGACCATCCCCGCGTGCGCGAGGCCGACTTCGGGAATGCCGCGTCGATCTGCTCGCGCAACGGACCATCCCCGCGTGCGCGGGGCCGACACCAGGGCGTCGAGGAACTCGGCCGTCTCCTCGGGACCATCCCCGCGTGCGCGGGGCCGACCGCGCCCGAAAGAGAAAAGCCCCGCCCGAGAGGGGACCATCCCCGCGTGCGCGGGGCCGACGTACCACCGCCAGATCAAACCCTGACATCCAGGGGACCATCCCCGCGTGCGCGGGGCCGACCTTGTCGTCGCTGGACTCGCGTTCGCGCTGAGCGGACCATCCCCGCGTGCGCGGGGCCGACACTTGTTGAGCTGGGATTTTAACGAGGCAAGCCGTTAATTTCATTCAGTACGTTCATGGCTGCATGATGCGACAGGGTGGGGTTCGCACCTCGCTTTCCTCCGGGAAGTCAGTGGCGGCGAGGCCGGGCTGAGAGGATGAGTCCGTCGAAGTCGGTGGGCCGCCAACGGTCGGTTCCTGCGGTGCGGACGGCCCAACCCTGTTCGTTATCGGCCGGTTCCACGAGGATGGCTTGGCCGTCGGCTATTCGGGTTGCCAACAGCTCCCAGAGCCGGTCCCGGACTCGCCGGCTGGGGTTGCCCACGAAGACGCCCGCGTGGACTTCGACCATCCACCGGGTGAGGTGGCCACGGAGGCCCTCGGGGGCAGCGATGAGCACGATGACGGTCATGACTCCCCGGCCTCTGTGGTGGGTGTGTCGAATTCGGGACCGATCACAGAGATGTGGGTTTGGTCCATGCTGGGGTCGATCACCGGGAAATCGAAGTCATCGGACCAGTTCACCCCGCCGGGGACGGGATTCCCTCGCTCGTCCCAGAGCAGGTTCACCTCCGGATCGGGCAGGTCGACCCCTTCGGGTGCCAGTAGTGTCTTGACGTCCTTGATGATGCGCGGGAGCAGGCCGGTACCGGCGATACGGTCGCGCAGTGCGGTTCGGGCGTCACGTTCCTCAAGGAGACCTCGCGCTGCGAGCTGGAAGGCCAGCGGGATGGTGTATTCGGCTTTGTACAGGTCGGCGATGTCCATCACGAAGGAGGTCGCCGAGCCGGTGTGGATGAACCCGAGACCGGGGCTGGCTCCCAGCCCCACGATGACGGCGTGGCAAATGCCGTAGAGAGCGGCGTTGGCGGCGGACAACAGGCGATTGAGGTCATCGCCGACCGCGAAGGCGTCCCCTGCCTTGTAGGCACGTCCGTTCCAGGGCACACCGTGTTGTCGCGCCTGTTGCCGATAGACCTTGCGGACGCGTGCGCCTTCCCGGCCGCGTAGCTGCTGCATGGTGAGCGTGGAGACGTCTTCGCCGGGAAACCGCATGGCATACATGGCCCGGGCCACCTCCAGCCGCGTTGTGGTGCGACTGACCAAATACGCTTGTCGCTGGAGCAGCGCCGCGCCCCGGCTGGGGCCGAGCCCCGCGGCATACATCCTGACGCCTTGTTCGCCGACCCAGCACACCGCCGTGCCCGAGTCCGCGAGCAACTGCATCGCGCCGTGAGT
It encodes the following:
- a CDS encoding DUF4194 domain-containing protein encodes the protein MSELEHDDWSTGAAAGFIDPVPMEDDPTELFPGDTGTLEADVRRVLVQLLRRKFLLAEKNPAQWRTLLENQQIIESRMHDLFIRLVVDHERGVAYKQQVRSSELDVPILLRDESYNRAETLVLVHLRTVFQRERGSGETSARVDIEELEQTVLTYFDPEDHNLARTQQEVRGAVQRLATEGLLVEESAGRYRITPLVEVVLSTEKLAELQQWLRERNEATA
- a CDS encoding ATP-binding protein codes for the protein MSMIDTLFGLIPAASRGQQWVARDLQLVNWGGYDGYHRVRFAPGATLLSGGSGSGKSTLMDSYIALLMPHTTPFNGASNGGVVGRPRGKDQRNILSYARGKLDESRADGETKVRVLRGDGCDTWSAIAMTWVDHTGAEFTALRAWYVPAAARTLEDVVAVRATCDRHYCLRDLEGPAGKRFARAEVEATGVTCFDTDRDFTARLHSTLGIGAAGDGHKAVALLGRIQAGQQITTVDALYKTMVLEEPSTVATADAVVQQFDELSGTRQRMIVARQQVKALTPIREHRRAIDDAVERLRLIDAVGSFTEESSPAALWCHERRLDLLRAAEQDLAQRHRRAKAELAETEALVKATEAQYEGAAEALRSSGGDRLETALRELRNVDQRLVDVERARNRLDRALEDIGATVSTADDFAALVETAHRTLADAEARRTAQNHFAEAMAEKKQAETELAELRAEHKAVKSRRGNIPTELHAARAALAEAAGLTPDELPFVGELIEVSTEFEPWREAFNLALGGFATLMLIDVGRLNAFREAVNKVKTTRRVHFQGVRTGVRDEVTLNPKTLPGRLDYRPSPFTAWLKSELARRFDYVCVDTPRQLSQYTKALTISGQTSERGGRGAHGGHGRANVLGFTNDRLLADLDHRIDLARRRLEEAAAWVSRAEEELNSFEARRAAYRTVTELSWDQVDVASLQAEREHWNLLVEEVRAGNPKIDQLQEQVEELRRRAKELTERVGEQKKTEKELAEAWASIVDEVDRAQTALDVAVRTGTVVLPEHREYLEELFSGASDDGPMTELAEFDAAVKRATDRLVTDRRAATETIARSRKALEDTFSTFLERWPNPNLGTDPDASYRDFDRILTDLETSGLHELEAEWRDSLLKLSGNDLTALDSELAAAVREIRDRIDPVNRILAELPFADDNHRLRIDPQESHSAVRARFRKELRDVRALIDSATTDAERERAYHRMAKVIDRIRRTAPDFADLIDVRNHVRISAEKCDLDGNHVAVYDHIGEKSGGESQELIAFIVGAALRYQLGDAGATRPRYAPVFLDEALIKADARFTGRAIGAWRGLGFQLIISAPNDKHSAIEPHVDAEYLILKNSEGRSWAKPLVGVPDA
- a CDS encoding Wadjet anti-phage system protein JetD domain-containing protein; its protein translation is MNTLVTPEDACAELRRRIDRKWAEAVCTGVNGGETVIFSVPLRPGVTTGKAVERLGYGVWHEWRMRWRDVADRLPHGVCLVHRTLSIRGVAGDFPARLVADLDGGVAFLAEFGAEPPTVDVERARQLASALRSVDAVLTPATLRAVHRLQAHDVGVLLRAVDWLRQHPDLSAWTLRQLPIRGMHTKWLDSHGALLREVSGRDVRAEVRPRPAVVHLTYVDPGYLASGRRRHDAWTTGDVHEIAYRPRVVLVVENRDCRLRFPQVRDTIVVEGGGKAAAALLAEVPWLRAAEHVVYWGDIDTDGYAILDRFRAALAEPTPDGAPPKSVSSILMDDTDLHRYAEHGVNHDKHGRPLTSSAEVPPHLTEAERLAYDTIATAGPTPFRRIEQEVIPFEHAVARLLHVTNSRD
- the cas2e gene encoding type I-E CRISPR-associated endoribonuclease Cas2e, with translation MTVIVLIAAPEGLRGHLTRWMVEVHAGVFVGNPSRRVRDRLWELLATRIADGQAILVEPADNEQGWAVRTAGTDRWRPTDFDGLILSARPRRH
- the cas1e gene encoding type I-E CRISPR-associated endonuclease Cas1e is translated as MADIWWKAHPHDLHRLTDRVSSVYIERSHLDRAENAIAIINRRETVRLPAALVAVVLLGPGTRVTHGAMQLLADSGTAVCWVGEQGVRMYAAGLGPSRGAALLQRQAYLVSRTTTRLEVARAMYAMRFPGEDVSTLTMQQLRGREGARVRKVYRQQARQHGVPWNGRAYKAGDAFAVGDDLNRLLSAANAALYGICHAVIVGLGASPGLGFIHTGSATSFVMDIADLYKAEYTIPLAFQLAARGLLEERDARTALRDRIAGTGLLPRIIKDVKTLLAPEGVDLPDPEVNLLWDERGNPVPGGVNWSDDFDFPVIDPSMDQTHISVIGPEFDTPTTEAGES